A genome region from bacterium SCSIO 12844 includes the following:
- the dtd gene encoding D-tyrosyl-tRNA(Tyr) deacylase, giving the protein MIGLIQRVSSAQVNVDNQTVGKIDQGILALIGIEKTDNQQTAQKLAQKLINYRVFSDNNDQMNLNLSQTNGALLLVPQFTLAADTKKGLRPSFSSACKPEEAERLFLYLLGYTKTQYPHVESGKFGANMQVSLTNDGPVTFWIKV; this is encoded by the coding sequence ATGATAGGATTGATTCAACGTGTTTCATCTGCACAAGTTAATGTTGATAATCAAACAGTTGGAAAAATAGACCAAGGAATTTTAGCATTAATTGGTATTGAGAAAACAGATAACCAACAAACTGCACAAAAATTAGCACAAAAACTAATTAATTACCGTGTTTTTTCTGATAATAACGATCAAATGAACCTAAATCTATCGCAAACAAATGGAGCTCTATTACTTGTACCGCAATTTACATTAGCTGCTGATACGAAAAAAGGCTTACGACCAAGCTTTTCATCTGCATGTAAGCCAGAAGAAGCCGAACGCCTATTTTTATATCTTTTAGGCTATACTAAAACACAATACCCACATGTCGAATCTGGTAAATTTGGCGCTAATATGCAGGTTAGTTTAACCAATGATGGGCCTGTTACATTCTGGATTAAAGTATGA
- the rluD gene encoding 23S rRNA pseudouridine(1911/1915/1917) synthase RluD, with the protein MQQSLIVPNALSGKRLDQILSKLFPEYSRAMLQRWLKEGYILVDGKEQKAKTKLYGNEQITLDVKIHSQHDHWQPQALDLDIIYEDEDLVIINKPVGLIVHPGAGNPDQTLSNALLAYDKAFSLIPRAGIVHRLDKDTSGLMVCAKTLKAHTSLVEQLQNRTVKRQYEAIACGLIPSGATINANIGRNPHNRLKMAVIKEGGKAAITHFNVIEHYRDHTRIRCQLETGRTHQIRVHLLHLKYPLLGDPLYNPRLKLTKGISDELADYLKSFKRQALHAYHLSFKHPQTNEMISFKQKPPEDMLTLTQLLRLDMDYLKDAYKAYAADDNDYWYDNEDDNYIDD; encoded by the coding sequence ATACAGCAAAGCTTAATTGTACCAAATGCATTAAGTGGCAAACGGCTAGATCAAATTTTATCCAAACTATTCCCAGAATACTCTCGGGCAATGCTACAACGATGGCTAAAAGAGGGTTATATTCTAGTCGATGGAAAAGAGCAAAAAGCTAAAACCAAACTTTATGGCAACGAACAAATCACACTGGATGTTAAAATACACAGCCAACATGATCACTGGCAGCCACAAGCATTAGATTTAGATATTATCTATGAAGATGAAGATTTAGTTATTATCAATAAACCGGTTGGTTTAATTGTTCACCCTGGTGCAGGCAATCCTGATCAGACACTCTCTAATGCTCTACTTGCTTATGATAAAGCTTTTAGCCTTATACCTAGAGCTGGTATTGTACACCGTTTAGATAAAGATACCTCAGGTTTAATGGTTTGCGCTAAAACCCTAAAAGCACATACATCCCTTGTGGAGCAACTACAAAATAGAACGGTCAAACGCCAATATGAAGCAATTGCTTGTGGCCTGATTCCTTCTGGGGCAACCATTAATGCTAATATTGGTAGAAACCCACATAACCGTTTAAAAATGGCAGTTATTAAAGAAGGAGGTAAAGCTGCCATTACACATTTTAATGTCATAGAGCACTATCGTGATCATACACGTATCCGCTGCCAATTAGAGACAGGTAGAACACATCAAATTCGTGTCCACTTACTACATCTTAAATACCCATTATTAGGTGATCCATTATATAACCCAAGACTCAAATTGACTAAAGGTATATCAGATGAATTAGCTGATTATCTAAAAAGCTTTAAACGTCAAGCTCTACATGCTTATCATTTATCGTTTAAGCACCCCCAAACCAATGAGATGATCTCATTTAAACAAAAGCCCCCAGAAGATATGCTGACATTAACTCAACTTCTACGCTTAGATATGGACTATTTAAAAGATGCTTATAAAGCATATGCAGCGGATGATAATGACTACTGGTATGACAATGAAGATGATAACTACATCGATGATTAA
- a CDS encoding outer membrane protein assembly factor BamD: MRKIFAFICVIVIISVAGCASDKGLPYQGDSAKFIYATGHNYMVDENYTDAIEAFRSLMAQYPFEYYSQKGMLDLMYSYHQKGDDPMALAIAEQYLKLYPTAKDRYYAYYILGIVYSDNGRGFLQKYLPYDMTTHDPTGYKRAFYNFKQVVTLAPDTPFAQDARRRMIYLKGVIAQYELNIAQFYLDKGAYVAAVNRAKIIVEQYPKTTQVEDALVVMLKSYQRLNLPKLVNSTVEVIKENYPNNSYLTSLEKSRKRTTARL; this comes from the coding sequence ATGCGAAAAATATTCGCTTTTATTTGTGTTATTGTCATTATTTCTGTTGCCGGCTGTGCTAGTGATAAAGGACTTCCTTATCAAGGAGATTCAGCAAAGTTTATTTATGCGACAGGGCATAACTACATGGTCGATGAAAATTATACTGATGCCATTGAGGCATTTCGCTCTTTAATGGCTCAGTATCCATTTGAGTATTATTCACAAAAAGGCATGTTAGATTTAATGTATTCGTATCACCAGAAAGGTGATGATCCAATGGCGTTAGCAATTGCAGAGCAATATTTGAAATTGTATCCAACGGCAAAAGATCGTTATTATGCTTATTATATCCTAGGTATCGTCTATAGTGATAATGGCCGTGGGTTTTTACAAAAATACTTGCCTTATGATATGACAACACATGATCCAACAGGCTATAAACGTGCTTTTTATAATTTTAAACAAGTGGTCACGTTAGCGCCAGATACACCATTTGCACAAGATGCAAGACGTCGTATGATTTATTTAAAAGGTGTCATTGCACAGTATGAACTTAATATTGCACAGTTTTATTTAGATAAAGGTGCTTATGTTGCTGCAGTAAATCGTGCAAAAATTATTGTAGAACAATACCCTAAAACGACACAAGTTGAAGATGCTTTGGTTGTTATGCTTAAGTCATATCAACGCCTGAATTTACCAAAACTGGTTAATTCAACAGTGGAAGTAATAAAAGAAAATTACCCAAATAACAGTTATTTAACCTCACTAGAAAAATCTAGGAAACGTACAACGGCACGCTTATAA
- a CDS encoding alpha/beta hydrolase fold domain-containing protein, translated as MWAIIGSSGFEHFDEFEIIEELSRETPYGLCSNGLYRIKYQQKEALFLCRTGYEQNILPSHINYRANIFALKKYGATAILALSSVRSIQPSMKPGEMVIPYQYIDRTKALRQCTFCDDSLLGYVSLSQPISEEIAEILKEKRNDFSFDMHFGAVYVCIEGPQFPTMIEARCYQSMGGSIIGMTAFPEYALAREAGLFYLPCHFVVDYVQTSTEHHPFESVLQIRSENQSKALNMVNWILDNLDQYSQKDCNNEGLAGSLTATEEMLSPNQRAWFNVITQSNVQVDIKEEAQESFVSDFYYGTQPLPKKLADFLRFINKHKAGKKELSLEEIRKNADSLIFYADKAPEVASVREFTVKVGERQVKVRLYHPDPNQLLPIMVYAHGGGFVSGNLDSFDTPCRQLALHTNRVVISIDYHLAPEYPFPTQIEDVEAVIHWSYHHAADIKGTNDDFVVMGDSAGANLITMAVSRLRKKEESINFAAQVLLYPTVDFSHKTHSMKKFAHGYLLEADSVLWYNKSYLPEAMDPRSPEISPLYVDNLNQMPCTFIMTAGYDPLRDEGLIYAEKLKSLGVTVRHYHFDNLIHGFINFSKLIPHEMEVFYNRVAAFTKQL; from the coding sequence ATGTGGGCAATAATTGGATCTAGTGGTTTTGAACATTTTGATGAATTTGAAATAATTGAAGAATTATCACGTGAAACACCTTATGGCTTATGCTCAAATGGTTTGTATCGCATTAAGTATCAGCAAAAAGAAGCATTATTTTTATGTCGTACAGGCTATGAACAAAATATATTACCTTCACATATTAATTATAGAGCCAATATTTTTGCCTTAAAAAAATATGGTGCAACGGCTATTTTAGCTTTATCGTCAGTTAGAAGTATTCAGCCAAGTATGAAGCCTGGTGAGATGGTTATACCATATCAGTATATTGATCGCACAAAAGCATTGCGACAGTGCACTTTTTGTGATGATAGTTTATTAGGCTATGTTTCTTTAAGTCAGCCAATTTCTGAAGAAATAGCAGAGATTTTAAAAGAAAAGCGCAATGACTTTTCATTTGATATGCATTTTGGCGCAGTCTATGTTTGTATTGAAGGACCACAGTTTCCAACGATGATCGAAGCACGTTGTTATCAAAGTATGGGTGGTAGTATCATTGGTATGACTGCATTTCCTGAATACGCACTTGCGCGAGAAGCAGGGTTATTTTATTTGCCATGTCATTTTGTGGTTGATTATGTGCAAACAAGTACAGAGCATCATCCATTTGAGTCCGTTTTACAAATTCGCTCAGAAAACCAATCAAAAGCATTAAATATGGTTAATTGGATATTAGATAATTTAGATCAATATAGCCAAAAAGATTGTAATAACGAGGGTTTGGCAGGTTCTTTAACAGCAACAGAAGAGATGTTATCACCCAATCAGCGAGCTTGGTTTAATGTAATTACTCAAAGTAATGTACAAGTTGATATTAAGGAAGAAGCACAAGAGAGCTTTGTTAGTGACTTTTATTATGGTACACAACCACTACCGAAGAAATTAGCAGATTTTCTTCGCTTTATTAATAAGCATAAGGCGGGTAAAAAAGAATTAAGTCTAGAGGAAATACGTAAAAATGCTGATTCGCTAATTTTTTATGCAGATAAGGCACCAGAAGTTGCCTCAGTGAGAGAATTTACAGTCAAAGTTGGTGAGCGGCAAGTTAAAGTAAGGCTATATCATCCTGATCCAAATCAATTATTACCCATTATGGTCTATGCGCATGGTGGTGGCTTTGTCTCAGGTAATTTAGATAGTTTTGATACACCCTGTCGTCAATTGGCATTACATACCAATCGTGTCGTGATTTCAATTGATTATCATTTGGCACCAGAGTATCCATTTCCAACTCAGATTGAAGATGTTGAAGCGGTCATTCATTGGAGCTACCATCATGCAGCAGATATTAAAGGCACGAATGATGATTTTGTTGTCATGGGAGATAGTGCAGGTGCTAATTTAATTACAATGGCTGTTTCAAGATTAAGAAAGAAAGAAGAATCAATTAACTTTGCAGCACAAGTGTTATTATATCCAACAGTTGATTTTTCTCATAAGACACACTCAATGAAGAAGTTTGCGCATGGCTATCTACTAGAAGCAGATAGCGTCTTGTGGTATAACAAATCTTATCTGCCAGAAGCAATGGATCCAAGATCACCTGAAATCTCACCACTGTATGTTGATAATCTAAATCAAATGCCATGCACATTTATAATGACAGCGGGCTATGACCCATTGCGTGATGAAGGTTTGATTTATGCAGAAAAATTAAAATCACTAGGCGTTACAGTTAGGCATTACCATTTTGATAATTTAATTCACGGGTTTATTAATTTCAGTAAGTTAATACCACATGAAATGGAAGTTT